The nucleotide sequence GTAAATAGTCTTTGAACTGAGTGTTTTATTGAACATCTTGTGACCTTATGGAAGAGAACCCTAGAGATAGCTGTGATGTATAGGGGAAAGATTATGACTccaaatatgcattttaacaATATCATcctttctgtgatgtttttaaGGTAAAAGATGTatatcagatgaaaaaaaacaacaaaaaacagattatTATGCTACTGCAGGTTTGTTATTTGTCATATTAAGTTTGACATAACCAAGTTTGACaggcttctttttatttttttccagcagacaATGTTATTGTTGAAGATTACTCAGATGCCTTCTGTCCATTTTCTGCCTCACATGCTATGTCATGAAAGCTTTGATACACTTAGCACATAATTTAAATGAATGACTACTTTGGCAAGCATAATGGAAGGCACACATACTATCCTTCAATTGCACAAACCCATTATGGAGCTTTGTTACATCAGCTTCTATCTTCCAGAGGGAAAAGTCAGAGGATTTACTTACAGGGGCTGTGTGACTCTGGATAGAACCAgtaaacatttctgtaattgCTATAAAGTACAGGAGAGGTTGGAGATGGAGATGAGAGAACAGCCACTTGAAAATTTCAGAGATATTATTTTCAAGCAAACTACGACAAAAGATGTTCTCATTGAGTTGTACAGACTaactgctgaaaaggaaaaactgttatCCGGTCTTTTGAGATCGCATCATATTCTGGGCCTTAACATGggacatcaggaagaaaagaaacaggctGTTTCTGGAGCTCCAAAACTTAAATGTGATGATTATTCCAGTTTTGCATATCATCAGGAGTTCTTTCTGGATTCTGCTAAGAGAGACAatttaaatagcaaaaaaatgaggaaatataGAAGAAAAGAGAGCTTTGATGAATTCAGGCGctggaaagggagaaataagGTATGTGAACAACATCCTTCTTTACTGAGGGGGCAAGGCATGCGAATGAGTAATGAGAAGATGCTCCCCACGAAACGACTTTCTACCAGGAGTTTTCCcagttccttttctgcttccagTTGCGTAACAGCAAAAGGTAAAGATGATTTATCACCAGATGTTAGTATACAACCAGCAAGAGGGATAGAAGAGGGGTATTTTCTTGaaagcaacaaagctgtgaaactGGATGCTGACTTAGCAAGTTCTATATCAAAAGATAACAGTGATAAAGTTGCAGTTGAACTATTGGATAATGCAGAATGCATTCCTGAATTTATGAATGTACAGCAGAGTATCACATTATTAAAATCATCTCAGGACAATCTATCTAACAACCTGGAGACATTAAGCAAATCCGCAGTTGCTAAAATTTTGAAAGATGACAAGTGTACTGACCAGGTATGCAAGGAGAAACCAGGATTCAGAATTGCTGCTCAAGTACAGGACTCAGAAGCTTGTGATAAAAAAGCTGCGAGAACCCATGCCAAGTCATTACCTgattttcacaaagaaatggTTTCTCCTGTTCTCACAATAGTACGTAATGAGTTTACATCAAGAACGGATGGATATTCAGCAGATGAAACTGCTGGATACTCTAAAAACAGCGCGCTGCAGGAAGAGGAGCAAGATGGCTCTGTTTTGAAGTACAAAGCAGAGAGAGTGCACATTACCGATGAGTCATGCAACCTTGTGGGAGCAGTCAATAAAGCTCTTCTGAAAGTTATACGGAGTGACAGTTTAGATGAAGCAGCAGAATGGAAGAGACTGAAACAAATTACAAGGGTAGACAGAAAACTGCCAGGCTCAATATATGAGAAAAGAACCACGGTATCCTGGGGAAGCAACAAGCCTTTATTTCTGAACCTGCCTGTAAATGAAGATCCTGATGTTTCTCAGACAAGTAAtaagctggaagagaaaaatctgcattCACCCTCGTTAGTAGCAGTGAGTAATGTTTTTAGTAATTCCTATCCACTATCTAATACACATAAACAAATGTCACCTATTCCTTCTCCATTATCATCAAGACTGCCTAGCCCACAGCTGCATCATCGGATTCTTCCATTACCTGCACAGAACTCTGAAGACGACCCTATGTTTGGTGACTACTGCAGTGGGAGGCACGATGCTATAAACCTCTCTTTCAGTGATTTGGAGCCACCGTTTTATCTGAAGTTCTCTGAACCTGGAGAACTGGGATTTGCCATCAGACAACCACGCTTACATCAGAATGCAACTGCAGGACATATTGAAAAGCGCACTCTACAAGAAAGACTAACTACTCAGACGCAGCAGAATTTCTGTGCAGGTCAGTCCTATTCTATATAATTCAAAACTAACAGAATTAACCATCCATGAAAATATCAGAGCAATTTTTTAATACTAGgctttaataataaataatatgttTTCGAtggaagtatttttcagtatttacgGATTGAGTGAAAAACTgttgacttttaaaaacaaaagttataATTATGTAAGATTTactttcagatgtatttttaatctgattttattcGGTGCTATTGTTACTGAATGACCCATTAACCAAAGTTAAACAGGTACACAGAGAGGAAACATTGAGCTGTAGTATTTCTCTTACAATTAACTACATGTGAACTTTCAACTTACTCAGAAATACATCCTAATAAAATAGCAAAgataatctttaaaaaacagatatttttctgtataaaatgtTCCTGCTATTCCTGTGTTCTAGTTTGTCAAAATGTTGTCATAACTTTTATTGTCAAAAGCATTCTTTTTAGTTTGTTTAGATTAACTGATAGAATATTGCATGGGCAAGCTAATTTACATTGCCTTAAGTATAGGACTGGTGTGACCATTTAGCTCTAATAGGTTAATGCAACAACagaatgtttgcttttaaaaggacTGCATCAGGAGTCATGTTACAATGCATTTGAGTAAAGTGTGCGGGTGcttgcataaatatttactctgaatataaaaatacataaatatatggTGTACTGTATAGCTATTTTTATTAGCTAGAATTTTGACATCTATATCAGTCTTGTTTCTGAGAAATGGGAAAGCTGGGAGACTTAACTCTGTAGTGGTCTGGGTGTGGTTAGGCTGGTCTGTGTGCATTACAGGGAGGGCTGACAGTGCGAAGTGACATTTATCTATAAATGAGAAAGAGGTCCTAATCTGAAACCTTAACAATTTTCAGGACAAATGTGATAATTTTCTTTACTCTCAAATTAAAAGGGAAGCTAGGAgaaacatggaggaaaaaaaccctttaatATCTCTATTTCTTAGTATTTGTTTAGACTTGAGCTGCTTGTGTGAAACATTTTTGCACTCCCAATGCTACTTCCCTTCATAGCCAATTTGGGTCTAATCCAGTTCACTAAAATGgcacaaaaaaatctgttctctccctctttttgtGGGTTAAACTTCTGGGAGACTACCAAAATTGCCTCACTGGCTGGCCTAGTAAGTCTCTGCTGGTGCAAGATGAGTTGTAAAATGCTGCAGATTAAAACAGATGGGAAGACAAGGCACAAGGAGAAAGAGAGGTGTGTAAGAATGTGAAACTACTACCTTAGTCAAAGGGTGTTGAATACTGCTTATGATACTTGTCTTTATGCCCGCTGCTTCTAGAAGTTGCTTAGTAATTCTTGCTGCACTCAAGACGAAGAGTGTTGTTCGAAGGGCTGACAAAGCTGATGTAAGCACTCACTGTTAGCAAAAGATAGGTGTTAtgctcttgttctttcttttcttccttctatccTGTTGCTCTTTGTTGTCTActcattttgttgtttctggTGTTGGCCATATATTTTGGTGAGCTGGTTTAGCCTTTAACGACTTTTTTACTTAGGATCTGTTTAGGGGAACTGTGCCTATTTTGCTGCgttgcaaatgaaaatacatgcaCACAAATAGCATCTGTTGTATTAAAATCGTAGCTGTTCAGCAGAAAAGTCTTAGTGAACAGAACTAAGTGCAGAAAAAACAACCCTAGTTATTGTTTACAATTATCTTGCAACATTTGTGTGGATATCAAATATCAGTGCAACTTTCTGAAAGATGTAATACTATTCTGTTTTGATTCCTTTCCTTGTATGACAACTTGCCAGTATTATTACCCATGTGTCAGGAAATCTGTATCTTGAAGGAAAAGATTCCTGCTTTACCACCATATGTAGGATTGTAGATGTGTCTTTGGATCTGGGGTGATATGACTTCCCATTTTCTGAAATGGGAATTAAATCGTCCTTATTTACAGCGCATTGGTTGTACTACTCTTCTGTAAGCTGACATAAGAAATTGGACCATAGTACAGCAAGGCAAATGAAGCATCTCCAAGTCTAGGCAATATAAATAACATTAAGATTTACAGCCATAAATCTGCAGTCCTCGTTTGCGTTTTGGTAGGAATTTCTTCCTGCCCTAGcatagaaataaattatctttctCTAGCCCTGGAGTAACCAAACTAGATTTTGAAACCATTCTTAATATGTCGGAATCCcatctgaatgaaaaatattttgaaacctTGCTGTTCCCTACTATGCTTTTCTCTCAAGTTAATGTTTGTGCTGATAGAAAAGTCTAGGGAGAaaattttcagaactgttttattAATACAGATTAACAGCAATATGCTGTCTTACTGAATATTATCtaaaagggaaggaagatggGAGAGGTATTTTTAGTAGTTGCTTGACTCAGAAcaggaaacttaaaaaaattaaaacttctgGATATGTCATAGCGTCTATGACTTTAGGCAAGTCACCCAAGACATCTCATTATTCCAGGATGGTGACCATGCTTTGAGTCAGCTGGAGAGACTGGGATGGGTCATTCACcatgcttttttaatatatattagtgctgctttgtttaaaaaaaaaaaaaaattaaaaggaggaATAATGAAGGCAAGAAAGAGAACTAGTGGGGTGAATGGTGTCACCTCAAATTTCCAGCCAGTGAAGATTCACTCTTTTTGTGATATCAAGGagaatacaggaaaaagaaagaagtggttACCTTtctaaagaaacagaagctaACATGAGGGAGAACTGAATGAGTAAGTCTGGTGCCAGGCAAAATGGCTGAGCCTGTGACACTGAAAGGGAAAGCTCCGTTCTCTCTGTATTATCTTCCCCTCTCCTAGCAAAGGCCTCCTTTCTCACCATCCACAGCCTCATTGGAGCAAGTCTGATGGTTTTTGATAATTAGTCAGATCACTAAACAAGTTGAAAACTAGGCCAGCAAGGAGAGAAGTGAGTGACTTCTGCTGGTTTAGTGAGCTGAATGGTTCACTAGTCATCTGAGGGGAACCAAAGTTAGTGTGAGGGAAGAAATTTAACTTTGCTACTAAAAGGCAGAAAGGACAGGGGAGAAAGACCACACCTGCTGTCAGCAAAGAATCATTAGATCTCCAGTACCTCAACTGCATATGCAAAATCAGAGGCAGTTCTTCTGGTACTGGCTAAAACAGAAGTTGTAAGTGAATTCAATTGCATGAGGATTCAGAGCTTTTAGTGGAGTTCTGTAGGCTTAGTTGAGAAttaagcaggaaggaaaagagaaggtaggagaaactgagaaaggGGACCTTGAATAGACTTGGTAGGGAGTCTGGCCATGGCTAGAGTGGAGAACAGGAATGGAGTATTACAAAGCAAGTGGAGCACAGCAGATTGCTATGATTAACTTTTGTAGGAAAATGTGTTAGAGAGTCTGTAACCATTAGAATGTACATCAGCACATGGAAATATCCTACTACTGCTGATAAGCCATGAAAATGTCAGTATGACAACACATGGAATCTCAAttcagattagatattaggaaaaggttcttcaccagaggtTGATCAGACCCTGAAACAAATTCCTTAGGGCAATGGTCACAACTCCACGCATGCCAGAGTTCAaagagcatttggacaacattCTCAGATGTacagtttgaattttgagtggtcttctgtggagtcaggagttggactcaatgatccttgggATTATCTAGCAATTGGGgacattctatggttctatgaattTTGTAGTGGctgagaaaagaagggaaggagataGATGAAGTAAAGTTTTTGGAAGTTACAGTGCTAACtatgacataaaaaaaaaaaagtgtcttaaTTTTTGGAAGAGGTTGTTAAATGCAATTCTTCAGAttatttctcaatttcttttatttagctGACTAGCAAGATACATACCCAGGAGCTCTTTGTGATATATTCTGGACATAATAGTAACTGCACCTCTCCCAGCTGATGATTAGATGGAGGATATTTTCTTTACTTGTTACTGCCAATGAGAATTTTATGGCAGCAACTTGATTTCCATTAGATTATAGGTTTCTGTGGACAAAACTGACAATAAGCGTTCTGGCAATTTTACATGGTTGTCAAAAATTATGCACTGCTGTTTGAAAATGTGCCAACTGCTAATGGCTACCTTTGGGAGATCCATTTTACAGTCTTAAAATGCAATAATGTACTTCAACCCATAAAAGACTTTACTGTAATACAGATAAATACTTGAATAGGTATTGTTTTTCAATTGGTCTAAGATCAAGAATTCTTGTATTTTAGTCTTCAAAGATTTTTAAGGGAATGAAAAGTATAAAACAATGTTTATCTTGGAACTTCACGCTGTAGTGGCTGGAGGAGCAGTTCTCATAACCATGCTTTGAAGGTTGCCTTAATCCTTTTGACTTTCAACATCCattaacattttcctgtttcatttctgtttgcaatGTTAACAAATATAGCCTACTTCCATAGCTATAATACTCTGATTCTACAAATATAGCAGTTACATAGTCTTAGTTCTCCACATCTATTTAAATTTCCAGCATTAAAGTAGCAGATTGACGTATCACCTGAGTTAGGTTTTGAATTTGCTTGGCTGTATTAGCATTAACCACAAAAAATTTAACTTATCTGCAATACTAATGCTTATAGACTTGTAACTGAAAAATGGGACACAGACAATATTTTATCCTAGATATTTAATGAAGGtagcaaaaataatgaatatagAGTTGCTACTTGaattttagttttgcttttcctaacTTAAGTTACAGTAACGTGGTGGACAAGTCAGCATGAGAAATTTAATAACAAGACCTTGTGTTCTATTCTTGAAGCATGgttttggaaaatgaagtttcatATAAACAAAACTCTGAAGGTTCTTATAACAGGAGACAGATTATATTATGTTGTTTTTGATGTTCCTTTTACAAGGAAGGGAAGGGTTTGTAAATAACTTCTGTAATTGAAGTGGTTCACTGAATCGCtaattagcattttaaaagcagcacagcattcTGCCCATAACTAGTATGCACTTCATGTGGTAAGTTTGCATATAGATCACCTGGAAACATGATGCATAGTTTCTCATAGGTAATTCACATGAAACTAATATACATTGAGTGTGTTGCTTCACTAAATGCAGCTTATTCAGAATCCCTGTTTTTTGAAGATTTCATAAAGGAGTTAAAGAATTAAGAGACTAGGGTAAAAACAAGtacataaaacaagaaaagagaatttatcACAGAATCTTGGGATTGTTTAAATTGAAAGGGATCATTTCATCTGGTCCAGTCCCCTGTTTAAGCAGAGTCACCCAGAGCAACATGCCCAGGACTATgtccagatgggttttgaatattttcaaggatgGAGTCGCCACAGTgtctctggacaacctgtgccagtgctccacaACCTGTACAataaagaagtgcttcctgatcTTCAGATGGCATTGCATTTAAAACTTGTGTCCACTGCTTCTTGTCACTGGGCACCTCTAAGAAGAGCCTGGTGTCATCTTCTGTGTTCCCTGCCATTAGATGCTTGTACACATTGATAAGACTCACTCCTTTTAGCCCTCTCTCCTCCAGGCAGAGGAGTCCCAGCTCTGCCATCACCTC is from Numida meleagris isolate 19003 breed g44 Domestic line chromosome 6, NumMel1.0, whole genome shotgun sequence and encodes:
- the LOC110401114 gene encoding formin-1-like isoform X1, encoding MTTLASIMEGTHTILQLHKPIMELCYISFYLPEGKVRGFTYRGCVTLDRTSKHFCNCYKVQERLEMEMREQPLENFRDIIFKQTTTKDVLIELYRLTAEKEKLLSGLLRSHHILGLNMGHQEEKKQAVSGAPKLKCDDYSSFAYHQEFFLDSAKRDNLNSKKMRKYRRKESFDEFRRWKGRNKVCEQHPSLLRGQGMRMSNEKMLPTKRLSTRSFPSSFSASSCVTAKGKDDLSPDVSIQPARGIEEGYFLESNKAVKLDADLASSISKDNSDKVAVELLDNAECIPEFMNVQQSITLLKSSQDNLSNNLETLSKSAVAKILKDDKCTDQVCKEKPGFRIAAQVQDSEACDKKAARTHAKSLPDFHKEMVSPVLTIVRNEFTSRTDGYSADETAGYSKNSALQEEEQDGSVLKYKAERVHITDESCNLVGAVNKALLKVIRSDSLDEAAEWKRLKQITRVDRKLPGSIYEKRTTVSWGSNKPLFLNLPVNEDPDVSQTSNKLEEKNLHSPSLVAVSNVFSNSYPLSNTHKQMSPIPSPLSSRLPSPQLHHRILPLPAQNSEDDPMFGDYCSGRHDAINLSFSDLEPPFYLKFSEPGELGFAIRQPRLHQNATAGHIEKRTLQERLTTQTQQNFCAVETALKDDFTERLTNVDVANRDEDTWVLDYRLGLSNPFARSSEKEKINRNALHLSLELNVSSTLYWISTSIFIYNYVSGMHLFLMCLKPCSNM
- the LOC110401114 gene encoding formin-1-like isoform X2, encoding MTTLASIMEGTHTILQLHKPIMELCYISFYLPEGKVRGFTYRGCVTLDRTSKHFCNCYKVQERLEMEMREQPLENFRDIIFKQTTTKDVLIELYRLTAEKEKLLSGLLRSHHILGLNMGHQEEKKQAVSGAPKLKCDDYSSFAYHQEFFLDSAKRDNLNSKKMRKYRRKESFDEFRRWKGRNKVCEQHPSLLRGQGMRMSNEKMLPTKRLSTRSFPSSFSASSCVTAKGKDDLSPDVSIQPARGIEEGYFLESNKAVKLDADLASSISKDNSDKVAVELLDNAECIPEFMNVQQSITLLKSSQDNLSNNLETLSKSAVAKILKDDKCTDQVCKEKPGFRIAAQVQDSEACDKKAARTHAKSLPDFHKEMVSPVLTIVRNEFTSRTDGYSADETAGYSKNSALQEEEQDGSVLKYKAERVHITDESCNLVGAVNKALLKVIRSDSLDEAAEWKRLKQITRVDRKLPGSIYEKRTTVSWGSNKPLFLNLPVNEDPDVSQTSNKLEEKNLHSPSLVAVSNVFSNSYPLSNTHKQMSPIPSPLSSRLPSPQLHHRILPLPAQNSEDDPMFGDYCSGRHDAINLSFSDLEPPFYLKFSEPGELGFAIRQPRLHQNATAGHIEKRTLQERLTTQTQQNFCAVETALKDDFTERLTNVDVANRDEDTWVLDYRLGLSNPFARSSEKEKINRNALHLSLELNNVIVP